From one Sphingomonas sp. BT-65 genomic stretch:
- a CDS encoding helix-turn-helix domain-containing protein, with amino-acid sequence MSDPFLDILGQRIRARRRELGLSQEGLAHAAGLDRSYVGRIERGEHNLTFVSLVRLARAMECDVAALTVGLPPAR; translated from the coding sequence GTGAGCGATCCCTTCCTCGATATCCTTGGCCAACGCATTCGCGCCCGCAGGCGCGAGCTAGGCTTGTCGCAGGAAGGGTTGGCGCACGCGGCTGGCCTCGACCGCAGCTATGTCGGGCGGATCGAGCGTGGGGAGCATAACCTGACGTTCGTGTCGTTGGTCAGATTGGCGCGGGCGATGGAGTGCGATGTGGCGGCGCTGACGGTAGGATTGCCTCCCGCCCGCTAA